The DNA segment TTGACGACGCAGCTGAAGCGCTACAATTTCCGCACCAGTTCGGCGGAAAGCGGCGCTGCGGCACTCGAGCTCCTGAAGAAGCATCCGGATATCGGCCTTGTGATCACCGATTACAACATGCCTGATATTGACGGCTTCGAGCTGACCCGCCGCATCCGCGGCGCCTATGGTCCGCATCAGTTGCGCATCATCGGCGTGTCGTCCTCGGCCAACCGGCTCTTGTCGGCGCGCTTCCTGAAGGCCGGCGGCAATGATTTCATGTTGCGGCCGTTCGTCAACGAGGAGTTTTATTGCCGGGTGAACCAGAACCTCGATACGCTGACCAAGATCCAGACGCTCGGCGCCAAGATCGCCAAGACGGCCTGAATATTTCAGCGTAACTAAATTAGAATTTTCGCTGCCGGAAATGTGACATTTTTGTGTTCCCGGTGGCGAAACTTGATCAACCGGCCGGCAGTTTTAACCAAATCGCAAGTGCCTGGCGGTTGAATGCGCGGGGGACAAAAGTCCTGCTCTCATTTGAGCGGGGCCGCCAATTGCATAATGCCAATATTTTTTTAAGAGCCCGAATGGTCATAAGGCCGCCTTGGCTCAATATGGGATTGATGGGACGTGAGCTTTCGCAAGGCGCTAGCGCGGGAAAACCACATCCAGAAGCATTCGGGCAAGCGAATGCTGCTGGTCGAGGATTCCCGTATGTTTGCCACCGTTCTCAAGCACGGCCTGGAGACTGCGCACGGCGTCGATGTCACCCATTGCGCGTCTCTGGAGGCACTTCGTCAGGCCGTTGAAGCGGGCGACGGCGCCTATTGCGTCGCGGTTCTCGACCTCAATCTGCCGGATGCGCCCAACTGCGAAGCGCTAGAATATGTGATTTCCCAGAACATCGCTGCAATCGTGTTTACGGGGTCGTTCAACAACAGCACGCGCGAGGATATCCTCTGCCGCCAGGTCATCGACTGCGTCATCAAGAGCCAGCCGGATTCGATCAGCCATGTGATTTCGCTCGTTGACCGCGCCTTGACCAATATGAAGACGACCGTGCTGCTGGTGGATTCGGACCCCACGTCGCAGGTCGTTGTTTTGAGCCAGCTGCGGCAGCAGCAGTTCTGCGTCACGACGGCGGCGGGCGGAAAAGAGGCGCTGCATCTCTTGGATACCGGCGGCTGCTTTGATCTGGTCGTCACCGATTTTGCGCTTCCGGACATGACAGCCTATACGCTGCTGGCGGAGCTAAGGCAGCGATATGGCGAGGATACGCTGGGGGTCATTGCGCTTGCCGGCGATGGCGACCGCCAGCATGCGGCGCGGTTTTTGCAACGCGGCGGCACCGAGTTCATACCGAAACCGTTTCTGGTCGATGAGTTCAACAGCCGGGTGTTTCAGGTCGCCAGCATCCAGAAGCGGATCCAGGCGCTGCATGGCATTGCCGCCCGCGATTATCTCACCGACATCTATAACAGGCGCTATTTCTTCCAGCACGGGCCAAGGCTGGTCGAACAATGCCTGCGCCGTGGCGAGACGACCTCGATTGCCATTCTCGATATCGACCATTTCAAGCGGCTGAACGATACTTACGGCCACGAGGTTGGCGACCTGGTGCTGAAAGCCGTTGCCAAGCGCCTGCGCGGGCTTGTCGGTGAGGAGCATCTTCTGGCCCGCCTGGGCGGCGAAGAGTTCGGCGTGCTGTTCAACGGGCTCGATGTCAATGCTGCCAGCGATTTCTGCGAAATGCTGCGGCTCGATCTGGCGCAGGCAAAGGTGATTGCCGATGACGAGGAACTGTCGGTGACCGTGTCGATCGGCCTTGCCACGATCGAGGGGCTCGAGACCTTCGAGAATTACCTGAACGCCGCCGACCAGTTTCTCTACATGGCGAAATATGACGGGCGAAACCGGATCGTCTCGGAACTGACCCTGCTTAAATCCATGGCGTCGTAAAAGAACGGCGGCGCCAGCATTTTATGCCGCGCCGCCGCAGATCGCGTGTTTATCGTGCTGCCTGCAAGGTCAGCTTGCGCTCGGCACGCTCCTGCTGCGGCGAGCGATTGTAGAGTTCGCGATAACACTTGGAAAAATGCGAGGCCGACACGAAGCCGCAGGCAACGGCGACTTCGACCACCGGCATGGCCGACTGCACCAGGAGGTGTCGGGCGCGGTCGAGTCGGATTTCCAGATAGTAGCGGGCAGGGGAGCGGCCCATCTCCTGGCGGAACAGGCGCTCGATCTGGCGGCGCGACAGGCCGGCGCCATCGGCGATTTCCAAAAGCGACAGCGGCTCGGAGAGGTTGCCTTCCATCAACTCGATGATCGACAGAACCTTGGCATTCTGCACGCCAAGGCGGGCGCGCAGCGGCAGGCGCTGGCGGTCATGCGGCCCGCGCACGCGGTCCGTCAGTGCCTGTTCGCAGACACGGTTGACCAGGTTCTCGCCAAAGTCCTGGTCGATCAGGTTCAGCATCATGTCCAGCGAGGCGGTGCCGCCGGCGCAGGTATAGATGTTGCTGTCGATCTCGTAGAGATCGGCATAGACATCGACCTGCGGGAAGGTTTCGGCAAAGCCCGGCAGGTTTTCCCAGTGAATGGCGCAGCGCTTGCCCGTCAGCAGGCCGGCAGTGGCCAGCACATGGGCGCCCGTACAGAGGCTGCCCACCGAGACGCCGCGATTGTAGACCTCGCGCAGCCAGGCATTGACGGATTTGTTGTTGAAGTCTTCGACATAGATGCCGGAACAGACCAGCACCATCGAGGGACGGTTTTCACCGCCGAGAAATTTCCGTTCATCGGCAAGCGAGGTGTTGACCTCCAGGCCGATGCCGCTTGACGACAGGACCTGCGTGCCATCGGTCGAGGATAGGCGCCATGTATAGGCTTCATAGCCCAGCATGCGGTTGGCGATGCGCAGCGTCTCGATCGCTGCGGAAAAGGGCAGCATCGAGAAGTTGGGCACGAGAAAGAAGACGAGTGATCGCTTTTTGGTCAGTGGCTTGTTCATCGAAGGTCCCATGCGCCGCAGATGTCGCATTTGTCACGTGGAAAAGCGTCATCGGGCTTTCCTGAATGCGACATTGGCATGGATGCCAGCGACTGGGAAGAAATAAATACCTGTCCGCTGTGGTGGCATGGCGCTGAAAACGGCAGAATGGTCAGAAAACGCCCAAAAGCTTCGTTATCAATGCCGGAAATGTCGCATTCGCATCTTGCCTCTCCGAGTTGCAGCACGGTTTTTTGACGCGTTTCCGGACGTATTTCCGGCAGTTTTGCGACCAGCGGATGCGGAAATTCTATGTGTCGGAAATAGGCCATGCCGGATTGCGCGATCCCGGCAAACAAAAAGGGCATTCCGCCTTCATGGCCGAAATGCCCTTTATTATACGTAGCTCATGCTTCTTCGACACGG comes from the Pararhizobium qamdonense genome and includes:
- a CDS encoding diguanylate cyclase, with product MSFRKALARENHIQKHSGKRMLLVEDSRMFATVLKHGLETAHGVDVTHCASLEALRQAVEAGDGAYCVAVLDLNLPDAPNCEALEYVISQNIAAIVFTGSFNNSTREDILCRQVIDCVIKSQPDSISHVISLVDRALTNMKTTVLLVDSDPTSQVVVLSQLRQQQFCVTTAAGGKEALHLLDTGGCFDLVVTDFALPDMTAYTLLAELRQRYGEDTLGVIALAGDGDRQHAARFLQRGGTEFIPKPFLVDEFNSRVFQVASIQKRIQALHGIAARDYLTDIYNRRYFFQHGPRLVEQCLRRGETTSIAILDIDHFKRLNDTYGHEVGDLVLKAVAKRLRGLVGEEHLLARLGGEEFGVLFNGLDVNAASDFCEMLRLDLAQAKVIADDEELSVTVSIGLATIEGLETFENYLNAADQFLYMAKYDGRNRIVSELTLLKSMAS
- a CDS encoding GlxA family transcriptional regulator; the protein is MNKPLTKKRSLVFFLVPNFSMLPFSAAIETLRIANRMLGYEAYTWRLSSTDGTQVLSSSGIGLEVNTSLADERKFLGGENRPSMVLVCSGIYVEDFNNKSVNAWLREVYNRGVSVGSLCTGAHVLATAGLLTGKRCAIHWENLPGFAETFPQVDVYADLYEIDSNIYTCAGGTASLDMMLNLIDQDFGENLVNRVCEQALTDRVRGPHDRQRLPLRARLGVQNAKVLSIIELMEGNLSEPLSLLEIADGAGLSRRQIERLFRQEMGRSPARYYLEIRLDRARHLLVQSAMPVVEVAVACGFVSASHFSKCYRELYNRSPQQERAERKLTLQAAR